The Cydia splendana unplaced genomic scaffold, ilCydSple1.2 scaffold_68_ctg1, whole genome shotgun sequence genome window below encodes:
- the LOC134805828 gene encoding LOW QUALITY PROTEIN: uncharacterized protein LOC134805828 (The sequence of the model RefSeq protein was modified relative to this genomic sequence to represent the inferred CDS: substituted 2 bases at 2 genomic stop codons) has product MTIQNDNAKNAEIIKPKSDQIVNDIVQTDDLSKQVNNTPHNPVPKTNSESSSTEPSNKETQPEKPGWEPPKSRHQRRRSHKPAPVSIKGTAKNTEVAGVEVLRYLHGCYFKYDSTPENIISHLRSICDDVQYTVEAIPSKRNTYKSFKIGIPTNVYDNFLTASAWPLNTCITDGGPFSDPGSQELPMQMPTSRTPSPANLNNDKRPLHNTVQMKILHQNINRLANKTYEIESELQISDQIDVLCFTEHWLQANQIDSVNILNYNLRAQFCRSTKNGGGSCIYVRTGIPCIERKEVTDLGIESQFEICAVECIGLDLVIVCVYRPSSGDVLSSHSQPDSTESRTDRLTLQSLESDYWTTLRQQYAYQPGRSTADAARDVVTRVLAHLEGGRQVAAVFCDLSRAFEMIDHSLLLAKLSRYGFSGSFHDAVTSFLSNRRQATYVLNTKSILEPIGCSAVPQGFVMGNNLFLILVNDITTACPYPEYVMFADDTCIIVNADNFDNLKLKLAHVMHQMAEWFTANVPQVDTTRYLGYMIDAGLTWAAHVDHMFDKLSSACYALSRLAPTLSANNLRKAKFYVYYLCVINRVKTGSDNRIVRGTLNINIKIERSSLMKSTLRPTRAHVQNPESFQLELSNRFACLENLASVDEINDGLVETVHTVGSKFFRPRRKDRPQKLTEQTLNLMAERRSLQLQSPDDAESYRQLNRRISKSLRHDLRLFNTNRIKETIERNQGSKVFAKDKATQAKQGSIGQSQLTKLKREDGSIASSKAEVLGEIERFYGQLYTSIAKPVDSLVGDPRAKLSRHYTEDITDISLYEIRMALKQLKNNKAPGKDEITSELLRAGGTPVLKVLQKLFNSALSEGITPETWNRGEVVLFFKKGDNNLLKNYRPITLLSHVYKLFSRVITNRLEHRLDDFQPPEQAGFRKGYSTIDHIHTLRQVIQKTEEYNLPLCLAFVDYEKAFDSVETWAVLDSLQRCHIDYRYIEVLKCLYNNATMSVRVQEQSTRAIPLLRGVRQGDVISPKLFTAVMEDAFKLLEWEELGININGEYITHLRFADDIVVMAKSMEELSMMLDDLYRVSQRVGLKMNMDKTKLMSNANVVPIPVSVGNSVLEVVDSYIYLGQVVQLGRSNFEKEVNRRIQLGWAAFGKLRNVFSSDIPQCLKTKVFNQCVLRVMTYGSETWSFTIGLISKLKVAQRAMERATLGVSLRDRIRNEEIRRRTKVTDIAHRISKLKWQWAGHIARREDGRWGRNVLEXRPRTSKRSVGRPPTRWTDDLVKVAGRRWMRVASNRHVXRSKGEAYVQQWTSYG; this is encoded by the exons ATGACAATACAAAATGACAACGCAAAAAATGCTGAAATTATCAAACCAAAAAGTGACCAAATTGTGAATGACATTGTACAAACGGATGATTTAAGTAAACAAGTGAATAATACCCCACATAACCCTGTACCGAAAACAAACAGTGAAAGTTCGTCTACCGAGCCCTCTAACAAAGAGACCCAGCCCGAAAAGCCTGGTTGGGAGCCCCCAAAGAGCCGTCACCAACGTCGGCGCAGTCATAAACCTGCCCCCGTATCAATAAAGGGGACCGCAAAAAACACCGAGGTCGCCGGAGTAGAAGTGCTTAGATACTTACACGGGTGCTACTTCAAGTACGATTCAACGCCTGAAAACATTATTAGCCACCTAAGAAGTATTTGTGATGATGTCCAGTACACCGTGGAAGCTATACCATCGAAAAGAAATACTTACAAGTCATTCAAGATAGGCATACCTACAAATGTTTATGACAACTTCCTAACGGCATCTGCATGGCCTTTAAACACCTGCATAACCGATGGCGGCCCTTTCTCCGACCCAGGGAGTCAAGAGCTCCCAATGCAGATGCCAACTAGTAGGACTCCCTCACCTGCAAACCTAAACAATGATAAAAGACCATTGCATAACACCGTACAAATGAAGATTTTACATCAAAACATAAATCGACTAGCAAACAAAACGTATGAAATTGAATCTGAACTACAGATAAGTGATCAAATTGACGTGCTTTGTTTTACTGAGCACTGGCTACAGGCTAATCAAATAGATTCTGTTAACATATTAAACTACAACCTGAGGGCCCAATTCTGCCGATCAACAAAGAACGGTGGAGGGAGCTGTATCTATGTCAGGACCGGAATCCCATGCATCGAGCGAAAAGAAGTCACGGACCTCGGAATTGAATCCCAGTTCGAGATCTGTGCTGTGGAGTGCATCGGACTTGACCTCGTCATCGTGTGTGTATACAGACCCTCGAGCGGTGAT GTTTTATCATCGCACTCGCAACCTGACAGCACTGAGTCACGCACCGATCGGCTGACGCTGCAAAGTTTAGAATCTGACTACTGGACAACGTTGAGACAA CAATATGCCTACCAACCCGGGCGGTCGACGGCGGACGCGGCGCGCGATGTTGTGACGCGGGTGCTGGCACACCTGGAGGGCGGGCGACAGGTCGCAGCGGTGTTCTGCGACCTGTCGCGCGCCTTCGAGATGATCGACCACTCACTCTTGCTAGCCAAACTCTCCCGCTACGGCTTCAGTGGAAGTTTTCATGACGCTGTTACCTCGTTTCTAAGCAATCGAAGACAAGCTACATACGTGCTCAATACGAAGTCAATTCTGGAACCGATAGGATGTTCTGCTGTTCCTCAAGGATTTGTGATGGGCAATAACTTGTTTCTGATCTTAGTAAACGATATCACAACCGCTTGTCCCTACCCCGAGTACGTGATGTTCGCCGATGACACCTGCATCATAGTCAACGCCGATAATTTCGACAACTTAAAATTGAAACTTGCCCATGTAATGCATCAAATGGCCGAGTGGTTTACGGCAAATG TTCCCCAAGTTGACACGACAAGGTACTTAGGGTACATGATCGACGCCGGGCTGACGTGGGCCGCGCACGTCGACCACATGTTCGACAAGCTGTCCTCGGCATGCTACGCCCTGTCCAGACTCGCGCCCACCCTGTCTGCCAATAACCTGCGTAAAGC gaaattttatgtttattatttatgtgtgatcaacagggtaaagaccggtagtgataaCCGAAttgtaagaggcacactgaatatcaatattaaaattgaaaggtccagcctgatgaagtctacgctccgacctactcgagcccatgttcaaaaccccgaaagctttcaactcgagctctctaaccgctttgcttgcctagagaacttggcttcagtggacgaaatcaacgacgggctagtggaaactgtccacacagtagggtctaagttttttagaccccgccgtaaagatagacctcagaaattgaccgagcaaaccttaaacctcatggctgaacgacgctcgctacagttgcagtctcccgatgacgcggagtcatataggcagctcaatagacgtatatctaagtccttgcgacatgatctgcgtctctttaatactaaccgtattaaagagactattgagcgaaaccaaggctccaaagtgttcgcaaaggacaaagcaacgcaagcaaagcaagggtctattgggcaaagccagctgacaaagctgaaacgggaagatggcagcatagcgtcgagcaaagcggaggttttaggtgagatcgagaggttctatggacagttatacacttcgatcgcaaagcccgttgacagcttggtaggagatccaagagccaagctgtcccgacattataccgaagatatcacggacatcagtctgtacgagattaggatggccctgaagcagcttaagaacaacaaggcgccgggcaaagacgaaatcacttcagagcttctgagagcgggtggaacaccggtacttaaagtcctccagaagctctttaattccgccttgtccgagggcataacgcctgaaacatggaatagaggcgaggtggtgctgttcttcaaaaaaggtgataacaacctattgaagaactacagacccatcacgcttctgagccatgtctataagctgttttcaagggtcatcacgaaccgtctcgaacacagacttgatgacttccagcctcccgaacaagctggtttccgaaaaggctatagtaccatagaccacatccatacgctgcggcaagttatacagaagaccgaagagtataacttgccattatgcttagcgtttgtggactatgagaaagccttcgattcggtggaaacatgggcggtgcttgactctcttcagcgatgccatattgactatcggtacatcgaagtgttgaagtgtttgtataataacgccaccatgtcggtccgagtacaggagcagagcacgagggcgattccattgctgagaggcgtaaggcagggagacgttatctctccgaaactgtttactgccgtaatggaagacgccttcaagctcctggaatgggaagaacttggcatcaacatcaacggcgaatacatcactcaccttcggtttgccgacgatatcgtagtcatggcaaagtcgatggaggaactcagcatgatgctcgatgacctctaccgagtttcacaacgggtgggcttgaaaatgaacatggacaagacgaaacttatgtcaaatgccaatgttgtgcccatcccagtctctgttgggaactcggtactcgaagttgttgactcgtacatctacctaggacaagtagtccaattaggtaggtccaacttcgagaaagaggtcaaccgccgaatccaactcggttgggcagcgttcgggaaactacgtaatgtcttttcgtccgacatacctcagtgcctcaagacgaaagtctttaatcaatgtgtgttacgagtgatgacttacggctccgaaacgtggtctttcactatcggcctcatctcaaaactcaaagtcgctcaacgagctatggagagggctacgctcggagtttctctacgtgatcgaatcagaaatgaggagatccgtagacgaactaaagtcaccgacatagcccaccggattagcaagctgaagtggcaatgggcaggccacattgcacgcagagaagatggccgatggggtcgaaatgtgctcgagtagagaccacggactagcaagcgcagcgtaggacgtccacccacaagatggacagacgatcttgttaaggtcgccggaagacgctggatgcgggtcgcttccaaccggcacgtatgaaggtccaagggggaggcctatgttcagcagtggacgtcttatggctga